From a region of the Stenotrophomonas sp. BIO128-Bstrain genome:
- the nuoH gene encoding NADH-quinone oxidoreductase subunit NuoH has translation MNELLLNAVDPLHQWLLSLGDIGALLWIILKILVIAMPVIISVAFYVVWERKLIGWMHVRHGPMYVGMGIFQAFADVFKLLFKEIIQPSSSHKAMFILAPLITLGPAFAAWSVIPFDARIVLSNANAGLLYLLAMTSLGVYGIILAGWASNSKYAFLGAMRASAQMISYEIAMGFALVGVMIASGSLNLSNIVMAQAGSSGLFDWFLLPLFPLFIVYWVSGVAETNRAPFDVVEGESEIVAGHMVEYSGGAFALFFLAEYANMILISFLISIFFLGGWLSPFQGWFDIQLSNQAIAPWVEWIWVGGWPWLLLKVFFFASSYIWFRASFPRFRYDQIMRLGWKVFIPLTIFWIAVTALMVFYGVIQKGV, from the coding sequence ATGAACGAATTGCTGTTGAACGCGGTCGACCCGCTGCACCAGTGGCTGCTGTCACTGGGCGACATCGGCGCGCTGCTCTGGATCATCCTGAAGATCCTGGTGATCGCCATGCCGGTGATCATCTCGGTGGCCTTCTACGTGGTCTGGGAGCGCAAGCTGATCGGCTGGATGCACGTGCGTCATGGCCCGATGTATGTCGGCATGGGCATCTTCCAGGCCTTCGCCGACGTCTTCAAACTGCTGTTCAAGGAAATCATCCAGCCGAGCAGCTCGCACAAGGCGATGTTCATCCTTGCGCCGCTGATCACCCTGGGCCCGGCCTTCGCGGCCTGGTCGGTGATTCCCTTCGACGCCCGGATCGTGCTCTCCAACGCCAACGCCGGCCTGCTGTACCTGCTGGCGATGACCTCGCTGGGCGTGTACGGCATCATCCTGGCCGGTTGGGCCTCCAACTCGAAGTACGCGTTCCTCGGTGCGATGCGCGCCTCGGCGCAGATGATCAGCTACGAAATCGCGATGGGCTTTGCCCTGGTCGGCGTGATGATCGCCTCGGGCAGCCTCAACCTGAGCAACATCGTGATGGCGCAGGCGGGCAGCTCCGGTCTGTTCGACTGGTTCCTGCTGCCGCTGTTCCCGCTGTTCATCGTGTACTGGGTGTCCGGCGTTGCCGAAACCAACCGCGCGCCGTTCGACGTCGTGGAAGGTGAATCGGAAATCGTGGCCGGCCACATGGTCGAATACTCCGGTGGTGCGTTCGCGCTGTTCTTCCTGGCCGAATACGCCAACATGATCCTGATCAGCTTCCTGATCTCGATCTTCTTCCTCGGTGGTTGGCTGAGCCCGTTCCAAGGTTGGTTCGACATCCAGCTCAGCAACCAGGCCATTGCGCCTTGGGTTGAGTGGATCTGGGTGGGCGGCTGGCCGTGGCTGCTGCTGAAGGTCTTCTTCTTCGCCAGCTCCTACATCTGGTTCCGTGCCAGCTTCCCGCGCTTCCGTTACGACCAGATCATGCGTCTGGGCTGGAAGGTCTTCATCCCGCTCACCATCTTCTGGATTGCAGTGACGGCGTTGATGGTGTTTTACGGCGTGATCCAGAAGGGCGTCTAA